A window of Drosophila subobscura isolate 14011-0131.10 chromosome E, UCBerk_Dsub_1.0, whole genome shotgun sequence contains these coding sequences:
- the LOC117892064 gene encoding ran-binding proteins 9/10 homolog isoform X2 — protein MDNDNYEHPNLSSDNSSTSSGSRGNSAAAAVAVEVAAVETAAAAAETPATVGGSNEPMSESSSPSSSSSVPHPQSFSAAILFNIDTEEDEEEAHDHSSHDHHSPTPPFRQTATQPATAPQLEPQLEDQQQQLDGPQIEIEPEPEPEQHPQQQHLQLEDGDSDSEPERSPQQQQLQAVGTDANAIADTIDAGAIPNEAVERIDDFEDDDDDLEEGDDAVSAPRDVDDQAPSTSAATQRLSSVAVLPTHSAAATIAGQSASRASLNQQLRAPLPAPDNHAASAAAVDDQDQENDSNNNNAAAARRTRHFYSNNGSRFTNDMFPGNCPQKSSNQSSPRSGGGRHQSTQQGVDPLRLLYPNVNETETPLPRCWSPHDKCLSIGLSQNNLRVTYKGVGKQHSDAASVRTAYPIPSSCGLYYFEVRIISKGRNGYMGIGLTAQQFRMNRLPGWDKQSYGYHGDDGNSFSSSGNGQTYGPTFTTGDVIGCCVNFVNNTCFYTKNGVDLGIAFRDLPTKLYPTVGLQTPGEEVDANFGQEPFKFDRILDMMKEMRANVLRKIDRYPHLLETPENLMNRLVSTYLVHNGYSKTAEAFNGYTNQPFDEDLASIKTRQKIIKLIQTGKMSQAIEHTLRSYPGLLETNKNLWFSLKCRQFIEMINGADIEQGNNKVTATTQTMPTNQTSVIQSTKAFKHSKGGNSSNNSNNSSHSHSQSQSNQPQQQQNNTAIPAVIKLESGEKQDLKNLVMDDNSNKCADHDTNSMDVEMEPCQSHSNGGDSCSNGNANANASASGVRNSLDAIDEEMDVDVSPSSRSCGRVIEKILEFGKELSSMGQQLEKENLMTEEERQMLEDAFSLIAYSNPWSSPLGWLLCPSRRENVSTTLNSAILESLNFERRPPLEFLVAHASELIKVIGQHSLGEDAFITIDDVFPQN, from the exons AtggacaacgacaactacGAGCATCCGAACTTGTCCTCGGataacagcagcaccagcagtggcagcagagggaattcagcagcagcagcagttgcagtaGAAGTTGCAGCGgtagaaacagcagcagcagcagcagaaacgcCAGCCACAGTCGGAGGCTCCAATGAGCCCATGAGTGAATCCTCCtctccttcctcctcctcgtccgtCCCACATCCCCAGTCATTCAGTGCAGCCATTTTATTTAACATTGATACAGaagaagacgaagaagaagctCATGACCATTCATCGCATGATCATCActctcctactcctccttTTCGCCAGACTGCAACGCAACCCGCAACAGCGCCACAACTGGAGCCACAGCTCGaggatcagcagcaacagctggaCGGGCCACAGATAGAaatagagccagagccggaacCGGAGCaacatccgcagcagcagcatctccaaCTGGAGGACGGGGACTCCGATTCGGAGCCAGAGCGAAgtccacaacagcagcagctgcaggcagtGGGCACAGACGCCAACGCGATTGCGGATACCATTGACGCCGGTGCCATTCCCAACGAAGCCGTGGAGCGCATCGACGATttcgaggacgacgacgacgacctcGAAGAGGGCGACGACGCTGTCTCCGCTCCGCGCGACGTCGACGATCAGGCCCCGTCGACATCCGCTGCCACCCAAAGGCTGAGCTCGGTTGCCGTCCTGCCGACCCATTCGGCTGCCGCCACCATCGCCGGCCAGAGCGCCAGTCGTGCCTCCCTGAACCAACAGTTGCGTGCCCCGCTCCCTGCACCCGACAATCACGCCGCCAGTGCAGCTGCCGTCGACGATCAGGATCAGGAGAAcgacagcaataacaacaacgcGGCCGCAGCTCGACGCACCCGTCATTTCTACAGCAACAACGGGAGCCGCTTCACCAACGACATGTTCCCCGGCAACTGCCCCCAGAAGAGCTCGAACCAGAGCTCGCCCCGCTCCGGCGGAGGACGTCACCAATCCACACAGCAGGGCGTGGATCCGCTGCGTCTGCTCTATCCCAATGTGAACGAGACCGAGACTCCATTGCCGCGCTGCTGGAGTCCACACGACAAGTGTCTGTCGATAGGGCTGTCGCAGAACAATCTGCGCGTCACCTACAAAG GCGTGGGCAAACAGCACAGTGATGCCGCCTCCGTGCGCACCGCCTACCCCATCCCATCCTCCTGTGGGTTGTACTACTTCGAGGTGCGCATCATCTCGAAGGGCCGCAACGGCTACATGGGCATCGGCCTGACCGCCCAGCAGTTCCGCATGAACCGCCTGCCAG GTTGGGACAAACAGTCGTACGGCTACCACGGGGACGACGGCAACTCGTTTAGCTCCTCGGGCAATGGCCAGACCTACGGACCGACCTTCACCACCGGCGACGTCATCGGCTGCTGCGTTAACTTTGTGAACAACACTTGCTTCTACACAAAGAACGGCGTGGATCTGGGTATCGCATTTAGGGACTTGCCG ACCAAGCTCTATCCGACAGTGGGTCTGCAGACGCCCGGCGAGGAGGTTGATGCCAACTTTGGCCAGGAGCCGTTCAAATTCGACCGAATCCTGGACATGATGAAGGAGATGCGCGCAAATGTTCTGCGCAAAATCGACAGATATCCACATCTGCTGGAGACGCCGGAGAACCTAATGAATCG CCTGGTCTCCACCTATCTGGTGCACAATGGCTACAGCAAGACGGCCGAGGCCTTCAATGGCTACACGAATCAGCCATTCGACGAGGACTTGGCCTCCATCAAGACGCGTCAAA AGATCATCAAGCTTATACAGACTGGAAAAATGAGCCAGGCCATTGAGCATACGCTGCGCTCGTATCCCGGCCTGCTGGAGACCAACAAGAATCTGTGGTTCTCCCTGAAGTGTCGTCAGTTTATCGAGATGATCAATGGAGCTGACATCGAG CAGGGCAACAATAAAGTGACAGCCACCACACAGACGATGCCCACAAATCAGACCTCCGTGATACAGTCAACGAAGGCGTTCAAGCACAGCAAGGGGGGCAACAgtagcaacaatagcaacaacagcagccacagccacagccagagccagagcaaccagccacaacaacaacagaacaacaCTGCAATTCCAGCTGTGATAAAATTAGAGAGCGGCGAAAAGCAGGATCTGAAAAA CCTGGTCATGGATGACAACTCGAACAAGTGTGCGGATCATGACACCAACAGCATGGATGTGGAGATGGAGCCGTGCCAGAGCCACTCGAATGGCGGCGACTCGTGCtccaatggcaatgccaatgccaatgccagtgccagtggagTGCGCAACTCTTTAGATGCCATCGACGAGGAAATGG ATGTAGACGTGTCACCCTCATCGCGCAGCTGCGGTCGTGTCATCGAGAAGATACTCGAGTTCGGCAAGGAGCTGTCCAGCATGGGACAGCAGCTGGAAAAGGAGAACCTCATGACTGAGGAGGAGCGTCAAATGTTGGAG GATGCATTTAGCTTGATTGCCTACTCAAACCCGTGGTCCAGTCCGCTCGGCTGGCTCTTGTGCCCCTCGCGACGTGAAAACGTCTCCACCACGCTCAATTCGGCCATATTGG AGTCGCTCAATTTCGAGAGACGTCCACCGCTGGAGTTCCTGGTGGCGCATGCATCCGAGCTAATCAAGGTGATCGGTCAGCATTCGCTGGGCGAAGACGCTTTCATTACCATCGACGATGTGTTCCCGCAAAATTGA
- the LOC117892068 gene encoding succinate dehydrogenase assembly factor 2-A, mitochondrial gives MLRQFLISAVSRRVVRPIVATHRFASGTLDKTEFTTPSQIVDYDDPPHLPVPEYPVRPDEPLETRKQRLLYQSRKRGMLENDLLLSTFVAKHLRDFSADQTAQYDELINGVSNDWDIFYWATETKPTPPEYDTEIMRMLKQHVKNEERVQRIRQPDL, from the exons ATGTTGCGGCAATTTCTG ATCAGCGCAGTCTCGCGTCGAGTGGTGCGACCCATAGTTGCCACACACCGCTTTGCCAGTGGCACCCTGGACAAAACTGAGTTTACAACTCCCTCGCAGATAGTGGACTATGATGATCCGCCGCATTTGCCCGTGCCTGAGTACCCAGTCCGACCCGATGAGCCCCTCGAGACGCGCAAGCAGCG GCTGCTGTATCAGAGTCGGAAGCGTGGCATGCTGGAGAATGATCTGCTCCTCAGCACGTTTGTGGCCAAGCACCTGAGGGACTTCTCCGCGGACCAGACAGCCCAGTACGACGAGCTCATCAATGGCGTGAGCAATGACTGGGACATATTCTACTGGGCCACCGAAACAAAGCCAACGCCGCCGGAGTACGATACCGAAATAATGCGAATGCTAAAGCAGCATGTGAAGAACGAGGAGCGCGTGCAGCGTATAAGGCAGCCAGACTTGTAG
- the LOC117892067 gene encoding peroxiredoxin-6-like, with product MRLGQTVPNFHADTTKGPINFHEWQGDSWVVLFSHPADFTPVCTTELGRIAVHQPEFAKRNTKCLAHSVDALNSHVDWVNDIKSYCLDIPGDFPYPIVADPTRDLAVSLGMLDEEQKKDPEVAKTIRALFIISPDHKVRLSMFYPMSTGRNVDEILRTIDSLQLTDRLKVVATPANWTPGTKVMILPTVTDEEANKLFPKGFDKVSMPSGVNYVRTTENY from the exons ATGCGTTTGGGACAGACTGTACCTAATTTCCACGCCGACACCACCAAGGGGCCGATCAACTTCCATGAGTGGCAGGGAGACTC ATGGGTGGTGCTGTTCTCGCATCCGGCCGATTTCACGCCCGTGTGCACCACTGAGCTGGGACGCATCGCGGTGCATCAGCCGGAGTTCGCCAAGCGGAACACCAAGTGCCTGGCGCATTCCGTGGACGCTCTGAACTCGCACGTCGACTGGGTGAACGACATCAAGAGCTACTGCCTGGACATTCCCGGTGACTTTCCGTACCCAATCGTGGCCGATCCCACCCGAGACCTGGCCGTAAGCCTGGGCATGCTGGACGAGGAGCAGAAGAAAGACCCCGAGGTGGCCAAGACCATTCGGGCGCTGTTCATCATTAGCCCCGATCACAAAGTGCGTCTCTCCATGTTCTATCCAATGTCCACTGGCCGCAACGTTGA TGAAATTCTGAGGACCATCGACTCGCTGCAGCTGACCGATCGCCTCAAGGTGGTGGCCACTCCAGCCAACTGGACT ccTGGCACCAAGGTCATGATCCTGCCCACCGTCACAGACGAGGAGGCCAACAAGCTGTTCCCCAAGGGCTTCGACAAGGTCTCCATGCCCTCCGGCGTTAACTACGTACGCACCACAGAGAATTATTAG
- the LOC117892069 gene encoding paired mesoderm homeobox protein 2B-like, with protein sequence MFETTLTLPRTSVLNEPLGSVVPSTSTAAVAVQTTKRRRRRRNKRRRKSSLSGSTEASSSRTYDPVMTGSSSSMRSTGGVGPGAMRRGRYRGVSSSSSSAAAAAAAAAAAAAASAAASAAASMSGGSSPSMYIDPQDYFETLD encoded by the coding sequence ATGTTCGAGACGACGCTGACCCTGCCGCGCACCAGCGTACTGAACGAACCGCTGGGCAGCGTAGTACCCTCCACATCGACCGCGGCGGTGGCTGTGCAGACGACCAAGCGacgccgtcgtcgtcgcaaTAAAAGGCGACGCAAGTCCTCTCTGTCCGGCAGCACCGAAGCGTCCTCATCCCGCACCTACGATCCTGTCAtgacgggcagcagcagcagcatgcgtAGTACGGGTGGGGTTGGTCCGGGGGCCATGCGTCGTGGTCGTTATCGTGGGGTCagctcatcctcatcatcagcagcagcggcggcggcagcagcagcagcggcagcagcagcgtctgcgGCGGCATCAGCAGCCGCATCCATGAGTGGCGGAAGCAGTCCTTCGATGTATATTGATCCGCAGGACTACTTCGAGACGCTCGACTag
- the LOC117892064 gene encoding ran-binding proteins 9/10 homolog isoform X1, giving the protein MDNDNYEHPNLSSDNSSTSSGSRGNSAAAAVAVEVAAVETAAAAAETPATVGGSNEPMSESSSPSSSSSVPHPQSFSAAILFNIDTEEDEEEAHDHSSHDHHSPTPPFRQTATQPATAPQLEPQLEDQQQQLDGPQIEIEPEPEPEQHPQQQHLQLEDGDSDSEPERSPQQQQLQAVGTDANAIADTIDAGAIPNEAVERIDDFEDDDDDLEEGDDAVSAPRDVDDQAPSTSAATQRLSSVAVLPTHSAAATIAGQSASRASLNQQLRAPLPAPDNHAASAAAVDDQDQENDSNNNNAAAARRTRHFYSNNGSRFTNDMFPGNCPQKSSNQSSPRSGGGRHQSTQQGVDPLRLLYPNVNETETPLPRCWSPHDKCLSIGLSQNNLRVTYKGVGKQHSDAASVRTAYPIPSSCGLYYFEVRIISKGRNGYMGIGLTAQQFRMNRLPVGWDKQSYGYHGDDGNSFSSSGNGQTYGPTFTTGDVIGCCVNFVNNTCFYTKNGVDLGIAFRDLPTKLYPTVGLQTPGEEVDANFGQEPFKFDRILDMMKEMRANVLRKIDRYPHLLETPENLMNRLVSTYLVHNGYSKTAEAFNGYTNQPFDEDLASIKTRQKIIKLIQTGKMSQAIEHTLRSYPGLLETNKNLWFSLKCRQFIEMINGADIEQGNNKVTATTQTMPTNQTSVIQSTKAFKHSKGGNSSNNSNNSSHSHSQSQSNQPQQQQNNTAIPAVIKLESGEKQDLKNLVMDDNSNKCADHDTNSMDVEMEPCQSHSNGGDSCSNGNANANASASGVRNSLDAIDEEMGIEIEKSETRKRIKLIKVAQTHPDVDVSPSSRSCGRVIEKILEFGKELSSMGQQLEKENLMTEEERQMLEDAFSLIAYSNPWSSPLGWLLCPSRRENVSTTLNSAILESLNFERRPPLEFLVAHASELIKVIGQHSLGEDAFITIDDVFPQN; this is encoded by the exons AtggacaacgacaactacGAGCATCCGAACTTGTCCTCGGataacagcagcaccagcagtggcagcagagggaattcagcagcagcagcagttgcagtaGAAGTTGCAGCGgtagaaacagcagcagcagcagcagaaacgcCAGCCACAGTCGGAGGCTCCAATGAGCCCATGAGTGAATCCTCCtctccttcctcctcctcgtccgtCCCACATCCCCAGTCATTCAGTGCAGCCATTTTATTTAACATTGATACAGaagaagacgaagaagaagctCATGACCATTCATCGCATGATCATCActctcctactcctccttTTCGCCAGACTGCAACGCAACCCGCAACAGCGCCACAACTGGAGCCACAGCTCGaggatcagcagcaacagctggaCGGGCCACAGATAGAaatagagccagagccggaacCGGAGCaacatccgcagcagcagcatctccaaCTGGAGGACGGGGACTCCGATTCGGAGCCAGAGCGAAgtccacaacagcagcagctgcaggcagtGGGCACAGACGCCAACGCGATTGCGGATACCATTGACGCCGGTGCCATTCCCAACGAAGCCGTGGAGCGCATCGACGATttcgaggacgacgacgacgacctcGAAGAGGGCGACGACGCTGTCTCCGCTCCGCGCGACGTCGACGATCAGGCCCCGTCGACATCCGCTGCCACCCAAAGGCTGAGCTCGGTTGCCGTCCTGCCGACCCATTCGGCTGCCGCCACCATCGCCGGCCAGAGCGCCAGTCGTGCCTCCCTGAACCAACAGTTGCGTGCCCCGCTCCCTGCACCCGACAATCACGCCGCCAGTGCAGCTGCCGTCGACGATCAGGATCAGGAGAAcgacagcaataacaacaacgcGGCCGCAGCTCGACGCACCCGTCATTTCTACAGCAACAACGGGAGCCGCTTCACCAACGACATGTTCCCCGGCAACTGCCCCCAGAAGAGCTCGAACCAGAGCTCGCCCCGCTCCGGCGGAGGACGTCACCAATCCACACAGCAGGGCGTGGATCCGCTGCGTCTGCTCTATCCCAATGTGAACGAGACCGAGACTCCATTGCCGCGCTGCTGGAGTCCACACGACAAGTGTCTGTCGATAGGGCTGTCGCAGAACAATCTGCGCGTCACCTACAAAG GCGTGGGCAAACAGCACAGTGATGCCGCCTCCGTGCGCACCGCCTACCCCATCCCATCCTCCTGTGGGTTGTACTACTTCGAGGTGCGCATCATCTCGAAGGGCCGCAACGGCTACATGGGCATCGGCCTGACCGCCCAGCAGTTCCGCATGAACCGCCTGCCAG TAGGTTGGGACAAACAGTCGTACGGCTACCACGGGGACGACGGCAACTCGTTTAGCTCCTCGGGCAATGGCCAGACCTACGGACCGACCTTCACCACCGGCGACGTCATCGGCTGCTGCGTTAACTTTGTGAACAACACTTGCTTCTACACAAAGAACGGCGTGGATCTGGGTATCGCATTTAGGGACTTGCCG ACCAAGCTCTATCCGACAGTGGGTCTGCAGACGCCCGGCGAGGAGGTTGATGCCAACTTTGGCCAGGAGCCGTTCAAATTCGACCGAATCCTGGACATGATGAAGGAGATGCGCGCAAATGTTCTGCGCAAAATCGACAGATATCCACATCTGCTGGAGACGCCGGAGAACCTAATGAATCG CCTGGTCTCCACCTATCTGGTGCACAATGGCTACAGCAAGACGGCCGAGGCCTTCAATGGCTACACGAATCAGCCATTCGACGAGGACTTGGCCTCCATCAAGACGCGTCAAA AGATCATCAAGCTTATACAGACTGGAAAAATGAGCCAGGCCATTGAGCATACGCTGCGCTCGTATCCCGGCCTGCTGGAGACCAACAAGAATCTGTGGTTCTCCCTGAAGTGTCGTCAGTTTATCGAGATGATCAATGGAGCTGACATCGAG CAGGGCAACAATAAAGTGACAGCCACCACACAGACGATGCCCACAAATCAGACCTCCGTGATACAGTCAACGAAGGCGTTCAAGCACAGCAAGGGGGGCAACAgtagcaacaatagcaacaacagcagccacagccacagccagagccagagcaaccagccacaacaacaacagaacaacaCTGCAATTCCAGCTGTGATAAAATTAGAGAGCGGCGAAAAGCAGGATCTGAAAAA CCTGGTCATGGATGACAACTCGAACAAGTGTGCGGATCATGACACCAACAGCATGGATGTGGAGATGGAGCCGTGCCAGAGCCACTCGAATGGCGGCGACTCGTGCtccaatggcaatgccaatgccaatgccagtgccagtggagTGCGCAACTCTTTAGATGCCATCGACGAGGAAATGGGTATAGAAATAGAAAAATCAGAAACCAGAAAGAGAATCAAGCTAATCAAGGTTGCCCAAACGCACCCAGATGTAGACGTGTCACCCTCATCGCGCAGCTGCGGTCGTGTCATCGAGAAGATACTCGAGTTCGGCAAGGAGCTGTCCAGCATGGGACAGCAGCTGGAAAAGGAGAACCTCATGACTGAGGAGGAGCGTCAAATGTTGGAG GATGCATTTAGCTTGATTGCCTACTCAAACCCGTGGTCCAGTCCGCTCGGCTGGCTCTTGTGCCCCTCGCGACGTGAAAACGTCTCCACCACGCTCAATTCGGCCATATTGG AGTCGCTCAATTTCGAGAGACGTCCACCGCTGGAGTTCCTGGTGGCGCATGCATCCGAGCTAATCAAGGTGATCGGTCAGCATTCGCTGGGCGAAGACGCTTTCATTACCATCGACGATGTGTTCCCGCAAAATTGA
- the LOC117892454 gene encoding uncharacterized protein LOC117892454, whose amino-acid sequence MPVASRLFIAMACAALSVLVLLCCLSVVLASEEAPHVFKKGNINFILESLETTCDHDYVEYFRKVPEAGLLYTFRVVRPANAFSIDITVKVLKTQRVLYRTANINGCEFLRNPLMSKVFGTVYKQLVVNGSFFKCPIPPKVYFLKNEATVAMFPTIHPPGHFQLSMRVKMSESRQPYVMEMLWKYKIVRNK is encoded by the exons AtgccagtcgccagtcgctTGTTCATTGCCATGGCATGTGCTGCTCTCTCGGTCCTCGTGCTTCTTTGTTGCCTTTCAGTCGTGCTGGCCAGCGAGGAG GCGCCGCATGTCTTTAAGAAGGGAAACATCAACTTTATACTGGAATCGCTTGAGACGACCTGCGACCACGACTATGTGGAGTACTTTCGCAAGGTGCCCGAAGCGGGGCTGCTCTACACCTTCCGTGTGGTGCGCCCTGCCAATGCCTTCTCCATTGACATCACCGTCAAAGTGCTCAAAACGCAGCGAGTGCTGTACCGCACGGCCAACATCAATGGCTGTGAATTCCTTCGAAATCCGCTAAtgagcaaagtttttggcaccGTTTACAAGCAGCTGGTGGTCAATGGCAGCTTCTTCAAGTGCCCCATTCCACCGAAGGTGTACTTCCTGAAGAACGAGGCCACTGTGGCCATGTTTCCCACCATTCATCCGCCCGGACACTTTCAGCTTTCGATGCGTGTAAAAATGTCCGAAAGTCGGCAGCCTTATGTCATGGAAATGCTTTGGAAGTACAAAATTGTTcgcaacaaataa
- the LOC117892459 gene encoding uncharacterized protein LOC117892459, translating into MLGFCLAVAAATDAAKTKITFLSAEYKYDGNYAEYFGLAPGHTQLLVGNLTKPLQNLFLDIRTANEETQKVIYKFENFPLCRFLDNHLIAQLYARWYDAIVGNTTPIKCPVRPGIYHFQNRLTPSLLPNFHPAGSYRIAIQVKSTNGQGPFIVALAWHYRVIKK; encoded by the exons ATGTTGGGTTTCTGTTTGGCAGTTGCTGCCGCCACGGATGCG GCGAAAACGAAGATCACATTCTTGTCCGCAGAGTACAAATATGATGGGAATTATGCGGAATACTTTGGCCTGGCTCCTGGCCACACGCAACTGCTTGTTGGCAATCTAACGAAACCGTTGCAAAACCTTTTCCTAGACATTCGAACGGCCAACGAGGAGACGCAGAAGGTCATTTATAAGTTTGAGAACTTTCCCTTGTGCCGGTTCCTCGACAATCATCTGATCGCTCAGTTATACGCCCGCTGGTATGATGCAATCGTGGGAAACACCACGCCAATCAAGTGTCCCGTTCGGCCGGGCATTTATCACTTTCAAAATAGATTAACCCCAAGCCTGCTGCCAAATTTTCATCCAGCTGGAAGCTATCGCATAGCAATACAAGTGAAATCCACAAATGGCCAAGGACCCTTTATTGTGGCGCTTGCCTGGCATTATCGTGTCATAAAGAAGTAA
- the LOC117892359 gene encoding uncharacterized protein LOC117892359, which produces MVFRKGNAKFTLEALETSCDGNFVEYFHSVPNAGSLYTFRVVKLAPAFTIDIAIRVRKSKRVMYKVDNVDGCHFLQNPLMNRIFGSVYKRLIVNGSRFSCPIKPGIYFLKNEGSLEMFPSFHPTGRYQVTVQMKMPNSGSPFVMQMMWIYNIVRSQ; this is translated from the coding sequence ATGGTTTTCCGAAAAGGCAATGCAAAGTTCACTTTGGAAGCACTGGAGACGAGCTGTGATGGCAATTTTGTGGAGTACTTCCACTCTGTTCCCAATGCCGGTTCACTGTACACATTTCGGGTGGTCAAGCTGGCGCCTGCCTTCACCATTGACATCGCCATACGAGTGCGAAAATCGAAGCGAGTGATGTACAAAGTGGACAATGTCGATGGCTGCCACTTCCTCCAGAATCCACTGATGAACCGCATCTTTGGGTCCGTTTACAAGCGGCTGATTGTGAATGGCAGCCGGTTCAGCTGCCCCATCAAGCCGGGCATCTACTTCCTGAAGAACGAGGGATCATTGGAGATGTTTCCCAGCTTTCATCCCACGGGACGCTACCAGGTGACcgtgcaaatgaaaatgcccAACTCTGGCAGCCCATTTGTAATGCAAATGATGTGGATATATAATATTGTGCGCTCCCAATAA